The Streptomyces collinus DNA segment TGCTACGGGAGGAGTAGCACCGCAACCATCCCCCGGCCCGGGGGAGTTCGGGCCGCCGGTTCGCTGGGCATCGTGTCAGGGGGCGTGGCCGCGCCGTCCCGGAGGGGGAGCGGGCGGGCCGTGCCGTCCGGGCGAAGGGATGAGAAGCCATGACGTCACCGCTGCCCTCCGAAGAGACGCTGCCGCAACCGGTCCTGAACCCGCCGGCGTCGGTCGCGGTGTTCCTGGTCGCCACGATCGCACCCGGCGGGGAGAGCGCCGTACGGGAGGTGCTGGGCTCCCTCGCGGGCCTGGTGCGCTCCGTCGGCTTCCCCAGCCCCGACGGCGGGCTGGGCTGCGTCGCCGGAGTCGGGTACCGGGCGTGGGGCCGGCTGTTCGACGGTCCGCGGCCCGCCGAACTGCACCCGTTCCGCGAGCTGGCCGGGCCCCGGCACCACGCGCCGTCCACCCCCGGCGACCTGTTCCTGCACATCAGGGCCGCCCGCACCGACCTGTGCTTCGCGCTCGCCGCCGAACTGGTGCGGCGGCTGCGCGGCGCGGTCACCGTGCGGGACGAGACGCAGGCCTTCTCCTACTTCGACTCGCGCAACCTGCTCGGCTTCGTCGACGGCACGGAGAACCCGGTCGGGCCGGCCGCGGCCGACGCGGCACTGGTCGGTGCGGAGGATCCCGGCTTCCGGGGTGGCAGTTACGCGCTGGTGCAGAAGTACCTGCACGACGTGGACGCCTGGGACGCCCTCGCCGTCGAGGCGCAGGAGAAGGTGATAGGCCGCACCAAGCTCACCAACCTGGAACTCGACGCGCCCGGTTCGCACAAGGACGTCAACACCGTCCTCGGCCCCGACGGAGCGGAGCAGAAGATCCTGCGGTCGGCGATGCCGTTCGGCAGGCCCGGACACGGAGAGTTCGGCACGTACTTCGTGGCCTATGCGCGCACCCCCGCGATACCCGAGACGATGCTGCGCAAGATGTTCCTGGGCGGGCCGGGCTCGGGGCCCGACCCGCTGCTGGACTACTCGCGCGCCGTCACCGGCAGTCTGTTCTTCATCCCGCCGGCGGACTTCCTGGAGGCGCTGCCCGGCGGCTGACCCTCCGCCACCGGGAACCCCGCGCTCCGCAGCACCCGCCGCCCGGAGTCCACCGCGAACACCTCGCAGTCCTCCCGGGCGGCCGCCCACGCGACGCCCTCCACGCCGAGTGCGAACGCCGCCGTCGCGACGGTGTCCGCCTCCGTCAGGGTCGGGGCCACGACGGTCACGCCGAGCAGCCCCGTCGCCGGGCGGCCGGTGCGGCCGTCGAGGATGTGGTCGCCGCGCTCGTAGCGGGCCGAGGTCGCGACGGCCCGGTCCGTGAGGTCCAGGACCGCGCAGAGCCGGTCGGCCCGCTCGGGGTGGCGTACGCCGACGCGCCAGGGCCCGCCGGAGGCGATCACGTCACCGCCCGCGTTGAGGCAGAACCGCCTCGCCCCGGCCGCTTCCAGCAGCTCCGCTCCCTTCTGCACCGACCAGCCCTTCACCACGGCGCAGGGGTCGAGGCCGCGGCCGGGCAGCCGTGCGTCGAAGGCGCCCCCGGTCGCGACCCGGTACTCCTCGCACAGGTCCAGGACCTCGCGGAGTCCCGGGCTCGGCTCGCGCACCTCGCCCCGGTCCAGCCGGGACACCTCGCTGTCCGGGCGGAACGGGCTGAATCGCGCGTCGACCTCGCGCAGCCAGGCGAACAGGGCGTCCACCGGCGCCCCGGGGAAGTCCTCGTCGTCGATCCGGACCGACACCGGGAACCCCATGACGTGCTCGACGCGGCGCATGCCCGTCAGCCCTTCGCGTCGAGCGCGGCCTGGAGGGACTCCTTGTAGCCGTCGCTGGTGACCGTGGCGCCGGACACCGTGTCGATGTCGGCGCTCTGCGCCTGGAGCGTCTCCTCGATGAGCTTCGGGACGGCGGCCGTGGTCTGCGGGTGGTCCGGCTGCTGGAGCATCCGCACCGAGGCGATCTCGTCGCCGTCGAAGGTGACCTCGACCCGCACGGGGCCCTTCTCGGTGTCGACGAGCGACCCCGACACGACGGTGGTCGTGGTGCCGCCCGACGAGGAGGCCGAGGGAGTGGACGCCGGCGCCGCCGCCCGGGCGGGGGCCGGCGACGAACCGGTGTCGTGCGAGGGCGCGTAGCGCCAGACCGGGATCAGACCGGCGACGCTCAGGACGAGGACGGGTAGGGCTCGCTTCACGGATCTCTCCTCGTCATCCGGCCAGGCTGAAGCGTTCGAAGTGGGTCTGCGGCTTCGGCACGCCCAGCTCGCGCAGGCTGCCGAGCACCGCGTTCATCATGGGCGGCGGACCGCACAGGTAGACGTCCCGCTCGGCGATGTCCGGCACCAGCCGGGCCAGCTCCCGCGGCGCCAGCCGGTCCGGCACGGACGGGCCCGTGACCAGGTGCAGTTCGGCGCCCCGGGCGAGCGCGAGATCGCGCAGCTCGTCGTAGAGCACCGCGTCCTGGTCCGTGGCCACCCGGTAGATCACGACCGCGTGGCCGTGCAGCTCCTCCAGCAGGGCCCGGATCGGCGTGACACCGACGCCGCCGGCGATGAGCACGGCGTCGGGGCGGGTGCGGTGCAGGGTGGTGAAGGCGCCGTAGGGGCCCTCGGCGAAGACGCGCGTGCCGGCCTTCAGGTGCCGCAGGGCGGCGCTGCCGTCACCGGCCCGCTTGGCGGTGAGCCGCAGGGTGCGGCCGTCGGGGGCGGCGGACAGGGAGAACGGGTTCGCCTGCCACCAGCGGTCCTTCGTCAGGAACCGCCACAGGAAGAACTGCCCGGCCAGGGCGGGCAGCCGGTCCAGGTCGCGGCCCGTGACGTAGATCGAGACGACGTCGTCGTTCTCCGGGACGACGGCCGTCACCCGGAGCCGGTGGCGCAGGTTGCGCCACAGCGGCAGCACCAGCCGGCCGGTGAACACCGAGGCCAGGGCCACGCCCCACACGGCGTACCAGTACGCCGTCGCCACCGCGGACGAGGCGAACGTCGTCCCGGCCGCGACCTGGTGCGTGAACGCCAGGACCACCGCCACGTAGGTGTACAGGTGGATGAAGTGCCAGGTCTCGTACGCCAGCCGGCGCCGGGCGTATCGGGCCGAGACCGCCCCGACCACGAGGATGATCGCCAGCGCGACGATCGCCCGCAGCACGCCCTGAACCGTCTCGGCGAGGTCCACCAGCTGGTTCACCGGGTCCAGGGAGGAGGCCTGCGCGTAGCCGAGGACGATGAACACCGCGTGCGACAGCAGCAGCCACAGCACCGAGAAGCCCGTCCAGCGGTGCCAGGACGTCAGCCGGTCCATGCCGATCCGCCGGTCGAACCACGGCAGCCGCGCCACCAGCAGCAGCTGGAACGCCATCAGCAGCGCCGCGTACAGCCCGGTCAGCCGGCCCAGCACGATCAGCGCGTTCGAGGCGAAACCGGCCTGCGCGAAGAACACGGCCACCACGGCCGCGTTCGCCAGCAGCACCGCGTACAGGCCGGCGCGGCCCACCACTCTGGGGCGCACACCGGGGCGGGACGCCGCCACGGGAGGTTGTCGGAGGGTCGTCACGGTCGGCAGCTCCTTGATCGGCTCCTGGGATACCGAGCTTGGCGCGGGGGAGCTGTCGGGAAGCTGTCGCTCAACTTTCAAGTTTTTATCGATACCGCGGCGGGAGGGCCCGCGGCTATGGCGGCGCCCGGCCCGTGCAGCACTATGAGCTCGTGGAGAAAGTACGACTTCTCGTCGTCGACGACGACCCGCCCATCGCAGACCTCGTCGCGACCGTCGCCCGCTACGAGGGCTGGGACGCGGTCACGGCGTACACCGGCGAGGACGCGCTGGTGC contains these protein-coding regions:
- a CDS encoding FMN-binding protein, with translation MKRALPVLVLSVAGLIPVWRYAPSHDTGSSPAPARAAAPASTPSASSSGGTTTTVVSGSLVDTEKGPVRVEVTFDGDEIASVRMLQQPDHPQTTAAVPKLIEETLQAQSADIDTVSGATVTSDGYKESLQAALDAKG
- a CDS encoding Dyp-type peroxidase, which gives rise to MTSPLPSEETLPQPVLNPPASVAVFLVATIAPGGESAVREVLGSLAGLVRSVGFPSPDGGLGCVAGVGYRAWGRLFDGPRPAELHPFRELAGPRHHAPSTPGDLFLHIRAARTDLCFALAAELVRRLRGAVTVRDETQAFSYFDSRNLLGFVDGTENPVGPAAADAALVGAEDPGFRGGSYALVQKYLHDVDAWDALAVEAQEKVIGRTKLTNLELDAPGSHKDVNTVLGPDGAEQKILRSAMPFGRPGHGEFGTYFVAYARTPAIPETMLRKMFLGGPGSGPDPLLDYSRAVTGSLFFIPPADFLEALPGG
- a CDS encoding FAD:protein FMN transferase, which gives rise to MRRVEHVMGFPVSVRIDDEDFPGAPVDALFAWLREVDARFSPFRPDSEVSRLDRGEVREPSPGLREVLDLCEEYRVATGGAFDARLPGRGLDPCAVVKGWSVQKGAELLEAAGARRFCLNAGGDVIASGGPWRVGVRHPERADRLCAVLDLTDRAVATSARYERGDHILDGRTGRPATGLLGVTVVAPTLTEADTVATAAFALGVEGVAWAAAREDCEVFAVDSGRRVLRSAGFPVAEGQPPGSASRKSAGGMKNRLPVTARE
- a CDS encoding ferredoxin reductase family protein, with the translated sequence MVGRAGLYAVLLANAAVVAVFFAQAGFASNALIVLGRLTGLYAALLMAFQLLLVARLPWFDRRIGMDRLTSWHRWTGFSVLWLLLSHAVFIVLGYAQASSLDPVNQLVDLAETVQGVLRAIVALAIILVVGAVSARYARRRLAYETWHFIHLYTYVAVVLAFTHQVAAGTTFASSAVATAYWYAVWGVALASVFTGRLVLPLWRNLRHRLRVTAVVPENDDVVSIYVTGRDLDRLPALAGQFFLWRFLTKDRWWQANPFSLSAAPDGRTLRLTAKRAGDGSAALRHLKAGTRVFAEGPYGAFTTLHRTRPDAVLIAGGVGVTPIRALLEELHGHAVVIYRVATDQDAVLYDELRDLALARGAELHLVTGPSVPDRLAPRELARLVPDIAERDVYLCGPPPMMNAVLGSLRELGVPKPQTHFERFSLAG